In a single window of the Flavobacterium ammoniigenes genome:
- a CDS encoding CcoQ/FixQ family Cbb3-type cytochrome c oxidase assembly chaperone encodes MFEQIKHNMETIAGVAIYPILSLLIFFLFFVGLALWVFSYKKEKIDELSQIPLNDNPTV; translated from the coding sequence ATGTTTGAACAAATAAAACACAATATGGAAACTATCGCGGGAGTTGCGATTTATCCCATTCTTTCGTTATTGATTTTCTTTTTATTCTTTGTTGGATTGGCATTATGGGTGTTCTCTTATAAAAAAGAGAAAATCGACGAGTTAAGTCAAATTCCTCTGAATGATAATCCTACAGTATAA
- a CDS encoding cbb3-type cytochrome c oxidase N-terminal domain-containing protein, with amino-acid sequence MKKIIPVYVRVPIIFFAVFGAMEFFIDSGDRPAFLKFPMVSVFLFVFLFLLIAIEITVSAIDKITYQLLTEEQKAKLEEVAQISFKESQWYTKLVKALTKSEPIENEGQLLLDHDYDGIKELDNNLPPWWIYLFYACIGFAAIYLVRFEILGADDQEMELKKEMAQAKIEVAEYMKTAPDLMDEKTVTLLTDAPSLAEGKTIFTTNCAACHRADAGGQIGPNLTDDQWILGGGIKNLFHTVTNGGRDGKGMIAWKGTLKPKEIQKVTSYIISLKGSNPKDPKAPEGEVWVEEATATPAK; translated from the coding sequence ATGAAAAAAATAATCCCCGTATATGTAAGAGTACCCATTATTTTCTTTGCTGTTTTTGGCGCAATGGAATTTTTTATTGACTCTGGAGACCGACCTGCTTTTCTCAAGTTTCCAATGGTCTCTGTATTCCTATTTGTTTTTCTATTTCTATTAATTGCAATTGAAATTACTGTAAGTGCTATTGATAAAATTACCTATCAATTATTGACTGAAGAACAAAAAGCGAAGTTGGAAGAAGTCGCACAAATAAGTTTTAAAGAAAGTCAATGGTATACTAAACTGGTAAAAGCATTGACGAAGTCTGAACCAATTGAAAATGAAGGGCAGCTTTTATTGGATCACGATTATGACGGAATCAAAGAACTAGACAATAATTTACCACCTTGGTGGATTTATTTATTCTATGCTTGTATTGGTTTTGCCGCGATTTATTTAGTTCGTTTTGAAATTCTTGGTGCCGATGATCAAGAAATGGAATTGAAAAAAGAAATGGCGCAGGCCAAAATTGAAGTGGCCGAGTACATGAAAACCGCTCCCGATTTAATGGATGAAAAAACGGTGACTTTATTAACGGATGCTCCTTCATTAGCAGAAGGTAAAACTATATTTACAACTAATTGTGCGGCTTGTCACAGGGCCGATGCTGGTGGTCAAATTGGACCTAACTTAACTGATGATCAATGGATTTTAGGTGGAGGAATTAAGAACTTATTTCACACCGTAACAAATGGTGGTCGTGATGGAAAAGGGATGATTGCTTGGAAAGGAACTTTGAAACCTAAAGAAATTCAGAAAGTAACGAGTTATATTATTTCTTTAAAAGGAAGTAATCCTAAAGATCCAAAAGCTCCTGAAGGAGAGGTTTGGGTTGAGGAAGCTACAGCAACACCTGCAAAATAA